A portion of the Sphaerochaeta pleomorpha str. Grapes genome contains these proteins:
- a CDS encoding LptF/LptG family permease gives MARNQSYRLVHQHIGKEYLLSFVVAFFFFFFIFFINQILLVAQKILLKNVDLPSVLKLILLSIPQFLLYTFPFSALTASSMVIGDLSGSNEILAIRSSGISIRHVWLPIVAIAIFFSLLTLFTADVALPWSMRQYKTLYSKLMQELPTIELESNASNTIGKKVLVNGAVDGSQVYDLILFDTSGTENTQVLSSPQATISLVDLQNFIYRLDLQSPVILDTKAQDAHSWSLSKAASALFYLDFSGQIAALATASPSQLSLSELQTNIEKYRDNYRLEYVRYEDSLKDLKMEMAGYSLGLDKGELPVNAISVINETRKNIEKETSDIPINFYYQYYRAELNKKYALSAACWMLVFLTFSLSFFKVKHGRLIGFGLSMLIAVLYWYLLFFAQLKVFSFSINPAFLIWAPNFFFLIIGVFLLGKARRT, from the coding sequence ATGGCAAGAAATCAAAGCTATAGGCTGGTCCACCAGCATATTGGCAAAGAATATCTTCTTTCGTTTGTCGTTGCTTTTTTCTTTTTCTTTTTTATCTTCTTTATAAACCAGATTCTCCTGGTCGCACAGAAAATCCTCCTGAAGAACGTTGATTTACCTTCTGTTCTCAAGTTGATCCTCTTATCGATTCCACAATTCCTCCTCTATACATTCCCTTTCAGTGCCCTTACAGCCTCAAGCATGGTGATAGGGGACCTTTCGGGAAGCAACGAGATTCTCGCTATCAGGTCCTCGGGTATTTCCATCCGCCATGTCTGGCTGCCCATTGTCGCAATTGCAATATTTTTCAGTCTTCTGACTTTATTCACTGCAGATGTCGCCCTGCCTTGGAGCATGAGACAATACAAGACACTCTATTCAAAGTTGATGCAGGAACTCCCTACCATAGAGCTGGAAAGCAATGCATCCAATACCATCGGCAAGAAAGTGTTGGTAAACGGGGCTGTAGACGGTTCGCAGGTATACGACCTCATCCTCTTTGATACATCGGGAACTGAAAACACCCAGGTTCTCAGCTCCCCGCAGGCAACAATAAGCCTTGTAGACCTTCAAAATTTCATCTACAGGCTTGACCTACAATCACCTGTTATCCTTGACACCAAAGCTCAAGATGCACATTCCTGGAGCCTTTCAAAGGCAGCCTCGGCTTTGTTCTACCTCGATTTTTCTGGTCAGATTGCAGCATTGGCAACGGCAAGCCCTTCACAGCTCTCGCTTTCAGAATTGCAAACCAATATTGAAAAATACCGGGACAATTATCGATTGGAATATGTACGCTATGAAGATAGCCTGAAAGATTTGAAAATGGAAATGGCGGGGTATTCCCTTGGTTTAGACAAGGGGGAACTCCCCGTGAATGCCATTTCTGTGATAAACGAGACACGTAAAAACATCGAAAAGGAAACTTCTGATATACCGATTAACTTTTACTATCAATACTATCGTGCAGAGCTCAATAAAAAATATGCCCTTTCTGCCGCCTGCTGGATGTTGGTATTCCTAACGTTCTCCCTCTCTTTTTTCAAAGTAAAACATGGTCGCCTCATTGGTTTTGGTTTATCGATGCTTATTGCGGTACTCTACTGGTATCTCTTGTTCTTTGCCCAGTTGAAAGTCTTTTCATTTTCTATCAACCCTGCATTTTTGATCTGGGCACCTAATTTCTTTTTCCTTATCATAGGTGTCTTCCTGCTGGGGAAAGCGAGGCGAACATGA
- a CDS encoding LptF/LptG family permease, whose translation MRLLDKHIISTVAKVAFVALVLCTFMLVSVDLFANLDSYIQNDVPRLTIFKLSFLNIPEAALYALAPSLLFSATFFFSQLQANNEMICLYNAGISYKRIILPVLLLGVFFSIANFAVNELFAIPFSRQRAVMEDDLFGLTSTYDNRNITLSDLQGGFVIHASHYSDERKRISNVVLVLQSPDGALSKRIDAPSATWDASLGYWIFKDATIHSVVNDPFTIETVQQNSYSNPSIDLEPNLFRNFSTNIKTMELGTAVRFLKRIRLLDPSKWNTYATDFANRIFGCFSPLILLFIACTISYKYKKNVLLFSIIMSLCIAVIYYVMQMLSLILAKQGVIGPVWGMAIPMIMIVCIAVLERLISN comes from the coding sequence ATGAGATTGCTGGACAAACATATCATTTCGACGGTCGCAAAGGTTGCCTTTGTTGCCTTGGTGCTCTGTACGTTCATGCTCGTGAGCGTAGACCTCTTCGCAAATCTAGATTCCTATATCCAAAACGATGTCCCACGCTTGACAATATTCAAACTCAGCTTCCTCAACATACCTGAAGCTGCCCTGTATGCGCTGGCTCCCTCCTTGTTATTCTCTGCAACTTTTTTCTTTTCCCAGCTCCAAGCCAACAATGAGATGATATGCCTTTACAATGCAGGGATCAGCTATAAGAGAATCATCTTGCCAGTTTTGCTACTGGGGGTTTTTTTCTCGATAGCAAATTTTGCTGTCAATGAACTATTTGCAATTCCATTTTCCAGGCAACGTGCGGTCATGGAAGATGACCTTTTCGGCTTGACTTCCACCTATGATAACCGCAATATCACGCTCAGTGATCTACAAGGGGGATTTGTCATTCATGCCTCGCATTACAGCGATGAAAGGAAACGAATCTCCAATGTCGTTCTGGTCCTCCAAAGTCCAGACGGAGCGTTGTCAAAACGAATTGATGCACCCTCGGCCACTTGGGATGCTTCGCTAGGGTATTGGATTTTCAAAGATGCAACTATCCATTCCGTGGTAAATGACCCTTTCACCATAGAAACCGTTCAGCAAAATTCGTATAGCAACCCATCGATTGACCTTGAACCAAATCTATTCAGGAACTTTTCCACCAATATCAAGACAATGGAGCTGGGCACCGCTGTCCGTTTTCTCAAACGTATTCGTTTGCTTGATCCAAGTAAATGGAATACCTATGCCACCGATTTTGCAAACCGTATTTTCGGATGTTTTTCACCTTTGATACTCCTTTTCATTGCCTGCACCATCAGTTATAAATATAAAAAGAATGTACTCCTGTTCAGTATCATCATGAGCCTCTGCATTGCAGTGATATATTATGTAATGCAAATGCTTTCGCTCATCCTGGCCAAACAAGGGGTCATCGGTCCAGTATGGGGTATGGCAATCCCCATGATTATGATAGTATGCATAGCTGTACTAGAACGCTTGATATCCAATTGA
- the tgt gene encoding tRNA guanosine(34) transglycosylase Tgt, with product MFTETHKDAHSNARLGILSLPHGDVQTPAFMPVGTNGTVKGIYHDKIEEIGYNLILGNTYHLYLRPGLEVLEKFGGLHNFSHWNHNLLTDSGGFQVFSLSGLRKISEKGVAFQSHIDGSRHIFTPEKVVDIQKVIGSDIAMCLDVCTPPNIEYRAAKEAMHITHNWAERALNHRKELGDAFKGNLFGIVQGNFYKDLRKESAEVLSAMDFPGIAIGGLSVGETTDQFNEFLAYTADIVTKEKPRYVMGIGSPDYILEAVENGIDMFDCVLATRMARNGAVFTDDGIVTLKKAMHKFDQGPIESECHCTACTEYSRAYMHHMVKTNEMLGGMLATEHNLTYFYRLMEKIRLAIAEDRFSSFKKDYLARFYKR from the coding sequence ATATTTACAGAAACTCACAAGGACGCACACAGTAACGCACGACTCGGTATCCTGTCTCTCCCTCATGGGGATGTTCAGACACCGGCTTTTATGCCGGTAGGGACCAATGGTACCGTGAAAGGCATTTACCATGATAAGATCGAAGAAATTGGTTATAACCTGATTCTTGGCAACACCTACCACCTGTACCTTCGTCCAGGACTTGAAGTCTTGGAAAAGTTCGGTGGTCTCCATAATTTTTCCCATTGGAATCACAACCTGCTTACCGATAGCGGGGGATTCCAGGTTTTCTCGCTTTCGGGACTAAGAAAAATAAGTGAGAAAGGAGTGGCATTCCAGAGTCATATCGACGGATCACGCCATATTTTCACCCCAGAAAAAGTTGTCGATATCCAAAAGGTAATTGGCTCTGACATTGCCATGTGCCTAGATGTCTGCACACCTCCCAATATCGAATACCGTGCGGCCAAGGAAGCAATGCATATCACCCATAACTGGGCTGAAAGGGCTTTGAACCACAGAAAGGAACTCGGTGATGCATTTAAGGGAAACCTCTTTGGAATCGTCCAGGGGAATTTCTACAAAGACCTGAGAAAAGAAAGCGCCGAGGTACTCAGTGCAATGGATTTCCCAGGCATTGCAATCGGAGGATTATCAGTAGGGGAGACCACTGACCAGTTCAATGAATTCCTTGCCTATACCGCCGATATCGTAACAAAAGAAAAACCACGCTATGTAATGGGAATAGGGAGTCCTGACTACATCCTTGAAGCAGTTGAGAACGGGATTGATATGTTCGACTGCGTTTTGGCAACCAGGATGGCCCGAAACGGCGCTGTCTTTACCGATGATGGTATTGTAACCCTGAAAAAAGCCATGCATAAATTTGACCAAGGGCCAATCGAATCTGAATGCCATTGTACTGCCTGTACAGAATACTCCCGGGCTTACATGCACCATATGGTAAAAACAAACGAAATGCTCGGGGGAATGCTCGCAACCGAACACAACCTCACGTATTTCTATCGCCTCATGGAGAAAATCCGCCTGGCAATCGCTGAAGACAGGTTCTCTTCCTTCAAGAAGGACTACCTTGCACGATTCTACAAACGATAA
- the murJ gene encoding murein biosynthesis integral membrane protein MurJ — protein sequence MHDSTNDKSSEKSSITVMVCTLASRLLGILKARIIGSIFGASGIADVINFTFNIPNNFRKIFAEGALNGALIPYFTTLIESGEKKKANRLMALLCTYQLLFFVPLCILSYFLGEPLIAFFSDFTADKVALGAKLLPFFMVFLATISIGTTFNGLLFCHKSFFHASFAPLLFSLSVIFGVQFFHESLGAMSMAYATVIGGGLQGLYSYFAVRRFGYRLQVAVKPLGTPFKPLMIAWLHVMLGSSFLVVGQLIAYWFASGLSVGSVTAFSNSMIFWQTPYGIFFNAIVMVSFPLMSRSWALGSIDDLQKQAGTALQYLATFLFPSFILLYFLSNECVSAVLQTGNYSLTDSLLTANVLRYYLWGMVIIAWYGLLQRLGYSVNRHRQMTIVSIIQTALDILCMWVLLHYGLGIIALPIANAISFFIGLVILIVILKDVYPITRDRRLAKGLLRLVIANLPLLGLCVLYSSWKLTWYQSGSNLKTFFFVCLLGLTGVGVTVLSYSIFRIPFLQILFARKQRKENTQE from the coding sequence TTGCACGATTCTACAAACGATAAGTCCTCGGAAAAATCCAGTATCACTGTAATGGTTTGTACTCTGGCAAGCCGCTTGCTCGGTATCCTCAAAGCGAGGATTATCGGCTCCATCTTCGGGGCAAGTGGTATTGCCGATGTTATAAACTTTACGTTTAACATTCCCAACAACTTTAGGAAAATTTTTGCCGAAGGAGCTCTCAACGGCGCCCTTATTCCTTATTTCACAACCTTGATAGAAAGTGGGGAGAAGAAAAAGGCAAATCGGCTGATGGCGCTGCTTTGCACCTACCAGCTACTTTTTTTTGTCCCCCTATGCATTTTGTCCTATTTCCTGGGAGAACCCCTCATTGCTTTCTTCTCTGATTTCACTGCAGACAAAGTGGCCCTTGGAGCAAAATTGCTTCCGTTTTTTATGGTATTCTTGGCCACTATCAGCATAGGTACGACGTTCAATGGACTCCTTTTCTGCCATAAAAGCTTTTTCCATGCTTCATTTGCCCCGCTTTTATTTTCACTGTCAGTAATTTTCGGAGTACAGTTTTTCCATGAAAGCCTTGGTGCCATGAGCATGGCCTATGCAACGGTCATAGGTGGTGGACTGCAGGGTTTGTATTCCTATTTCGCTGTCCGACGATTCGGTTATCGGTTGCAAGTAGCCGTCAAACCGTTGGGTACTCCATTCAAACCCCTTATGATAGCCTGGCTCCATGTTATGCTAGGATCATCCTTTTTGGTTGTCGGCCAATTGATAGCCTACTGGTTTGCCTCAGGGCTCAGTGTGGGCAGCGTGACTGCTTTCAGCAATTCCATGATCTTCTGGCAAACCCCTTATGGCATTTTTTTCAATGCGATTGTCATGGTGTCTTTTCCCCTTATGAGCAGGTCCTGGGCTCTGGGTTCAATCGATGATCTGCAGAAACAGGCAGGAACAGCTCTGCAGTACCTTGCAACCTTCCTTTTCCCCAGTTTCATTCTTTTATATTTTCTCAGCAATGAATGTGTCTCGGCTGTCCTGCAGACTGGCAATTATTCTCTCACTGATTCCCTGCTTACCGCGAATGTGTTACGTTATTACCTTTGGGGAATGGTCATCATTGCCTGGTACGGGTTACTGCAAAGACTTGGATATAGCGTAAACAGACACCGCCAGATGACTATTGTTTCCATTATCCAGACGGCCCTCGATATTCTTTGCATGTGGGTTCTGCTTCATTATGGCCTTGGGATCATAGCTCTGCCCATTGCAAACGCCATTTCTTTTTTCATTGGTTTGGTTATTCTCATTGTCATTCTCAAGGATGTCTATCCAATAACCAGGGACCGGCGGCTTGCAAAGGGGCTTCTCCGGCTGGTGATTGCAAACCTTCCGCTACTTGGCCTTTGTGTTCTCTACAGCAGCTGGAAGCTGACCTGGTACCAGAGCGGGTCAAACCTTAAGACGTTTTTCTTTGTCTGTCTTCTGGGATTGACTGGAGTAGGGGTTACGGTACTTTCCTATAGCATATTCAGGATTCCGTTTCTGCAAATACTTTTTGCAAGGAAACAGCGTAAGGAGAACACCCAGGAATAG
- the greA gene encoding transcription elongation factor GreA encodes MGFQEIENLLKEEQWTRTTINNYTVNSFQELDGHVKSMDEEEKTEVKNLCDKHLLEKERNSIIAMYISGSIQLERRGSEDYLLLLNLIELFSENKKWNIVESLCMKILGKTENKHALRLLADCYTQTNREDDKYAVWERLVKVDYEEIDIVKQIAAYALSKGNKEKAILFYKKAIHRLIKRKDVSPIRPIFNLLIEHNKEEFGYFLSLSDQIGAISKSSAVAVLRDLEAACKDEVDRQIECQKKTLTFDRDDISAKENLIKSYKKKYKSHSRLKNCLESSALTSNIVRDVLHSIEDFETNIAFDTGTFVFQNSTGRIGRIRSINETDVIVDFAGQASNEGSRLSTSMAFKSLLALPKSHIWVLKSALPREKLNKKVLEDIPWTLKTLMASNGGKSSIREMKSELVPSILSASQWTTWSNQAKKELMTNTIFDLSANDVDTYFLRSTPVSYEEKQLAVFRSEKLFYDKVKDLKDFIASKGDADSDFFYEMVKYFSEIFIDSEDKEKKLGEVTDQTVSAFLLLEDLSKKHNMNFVKRPQNLTFKYLFDHLTDVEKSFASIKDPDLKKDFIDHVVDEIEDWENILIKIFPLYLTSYIPDVFRQNKKFQSFSKVYKDAVDNFRDKSSTLIYLIKNTEPKLWAKAGITNEQLLFAELQLLDYTNRCIESKKDVQENRKNTKTLMTILFDEKAVLDYVKNGNEDSAQKIYSLVASVSGLSGGKRIELKHAISERYPAFRFFDEASPIDKVGLVPTGLFCTAAALDQKRKEMEHIQHVDLAEVAKEIGIAREMGDLRENSEYKYGKEKQAFLNNSLRRLSEEIDRATVITHDKVDPSKIGFGTKVLLFDNLKGEDIYYTIMGPWESNPNKNIINLLAPLGKALLNHKVGERIEFTLNDQQYDFTVKEIAVIDF; translated from the coding sequence ATGGGATTCCAGGAAATTGAGAATTTATTGAAAGAAGAGCAGTGGACACGAACCACAATCAACAACTATACCGTGAATAGTTTTCAGGAACTTGACGGTCATGTCAAATCCATGGATGAAGAGGAAAAGACTGAGGTTAAAAACCTCTGCGATAAACATTTGCTTGAAAAAGAGCGGAACAGCATCATTGCTATGTATATCAGCGGAAGCATCCAGCTCGAACGTAGGGGATCTGAAGATTATCTACTTTTGCTCAACCTCATAGAACTATTTTCGGAAAACAAGAAATGGAATATTGTTGAGTCCCTCTGTATGAAAATCCTGGGAAAAACAGAAAACAAACATGCTTTGCGACTGCTTGCAGATTGTTATACGCAGACAAACAGGGAAGACGATAAATATGCAGTGTGGGAACGGCTTGTCAAGGTTGACTATGAAGAAATTGACATAGTCAAACAGATTGCAGCCTATGCCCTTTCCAAAGGAAATAAAGAAAAGGCAATTCTTTTTTACAAGAAGGCTATCCATCGCCTTATCAAGAGAAAAGACGTCTCCCCTATCAGGCCGATATTCAATCTCCTAATTGAGCATAACAAGGAAGAATTCGGGTATTTCCTTTCTTTGTCAGACCAAATCGGAGCCATCAGCAAAAGCAGCGCCGTTGCTGTGTTGAGGGATCTTGAAGCTGCATGCAAAGACGAAGTCGACCGCCAGATAGAATGCCAGAAAAAAACCCTGACCTTTGACAGGGATGATATCTCTGCAAAAGAGAATCTTATCAAAAGCTATAAGAAAAAGTACAAGAGTCACTCAAGGCTCAAGAATTGTCTTGAATCCAGTGCTTTGACTAGTAATATTGTGAGGGATGTCTTACATAGTATCGAGGATTTTGAGACGAATATTGCCTTTGATACCGGTACTTTTGTTTTCCAGAACAGTACTGGCCGAATTGGCAGGATCCGTTCTATCAACGAAACCGATGTAATCGTGGATTTTGCCGGACAAGCAAGCAATGAAGGGAGCCGGCTTTCGACTAGCATGGCTTTCAAGAGCCTTTTGGCATTGCCTAAAAGTCATATATGGGTCCTTAAGAGTGCACTTCCAAGGGAAAAACTCAATAAAAAAGTACTGGAAGATATTCCATGGACTCTGAAGACGTTGATGGCCAGCAATGGTGGAAAGAGCTCGATTCGTGAAATGAAGAGTGAGTTGGTTCCTTCTATTCTCAGTGCAAGCCAGTGGACTACCTGGTCGAACCAGGCGAAGAAAGAATTGATGACCAATACAATCTTTGACTTGTCTGCAAATGATGTTGATACGTATTTCCTCCGTTCTACCCCTGTTAGCTATGAAGAAAAGCAACTCGCGGTATTCCGTAGCGAAAAGCTTTTCTATGACAAGGTTAAGGACCTCAAGGATTTCATTGCTTCCAAAGGTGATGCAGATAGCGACTTTTTCTATGAAATGGTTAAATATTTCAGCGAAATATTTATTGATTCCGAGGATAAAGAAAAGAAACTTGGTGAAGTTACCGACCAGACAGTCAGTGCTTTCCTTTTGCTTGAAGACCTTTCCAAAAAACATAATATGAACTTTGTAAAGCGTCCCCAGAACCTTACCTTCAAGTATCTCTTTGACCACCTTACGGATGTTGAGAAAAGTTTCGCCTCCATCAAAGATCCTGATTTGAAGAAGGATTTTATTGACCATGTGGTTGACGAGATCGAGGACTGGGAAAATATCCTGATCAAGATATTCCCTCTGTACCTTACAAGCTATATTCCTGATGTATTCAGACAGAACAAGAAATTCCAGTCGTTCAGCAAGGTGTACAAGGACGCTGTCGACAATTTCAGGGATAAGTCGAGTACTCTGATCTATTTGATTAAAAATACGGAACCAAAACTTTGGGCTAAGGCCGGTATTACCAATGAACAGCTATTATTCGCTGAATTGCAGCTGCTTGATTATACCAACCGTTGCATCGAGTCCAAGAAAGACGTGCAGGAAAACAGAAAGAATACAAAAACCTTGATGACCATCCTTTTTGATGAGAAGGCAGTCTTGGACTATGTAAAGAACGGGAATGAAGACAGTGCACAGAAAATCTATAGCCTCGTGGCGAGCGTCAGTGGGCTTAGTGGTGGGAAGCGCATTGAGCTGAAACATGCTATCAGTGAACGGTATCCAGCTTTCAGATTTTTCGATGAGGCAAGCCCCATAGATAAAGTCGGACTTGTACCGACCGGTCTTTTCTGTACTGCAGCAGCCTTGGATCAGAAGAGAAAGGAAATGGAACACATCCAGCACGTTGACCTTGCCGAGGTTGCCAAAGAGATTGGCATCGCCAGGGAGATGGGAGACTTGCGGGAGAACAGTGAATATAAATACGGGAAAGAGAAACAGGCTTTCCTCAACAATTCACTGCGCAGACTCTCGGAAGAAATTGACCGTGCAACGGTCATCACCCATGATAAAGTCGATCCAAGTAAAATCGGATTTGGGACAAAGGTGCTCCTTTTTGACAACTTGAAGGGAGAGGATATCTATTACACGATCATGGGACCCTGGGAGTCAAATCCCAATAAAAATATCATCAACCTACTGGCTCCTCTGGGTAAAGCTCTCTTGAACCATAAAGTTGGTGAAAGGATTGAATTTACACTCAATGACCAGCAATACGACTTTACGGTAAAGGAAATAGCGGTTATTGATTTTTGA